In Xiphophorus maculatus strain JP 163 A chromosome 2, X_maculatus-5.0-male, whole genome shotgun sequence, one genomic interval encodes:
- the LOC102219412 gene encoding transducin-like enhancer protein 3-A isoform X3: MYPQGRHPAPHQPGQPGFKFTVAESCDRIKDEFQFLQAQYHSLKVEYDKLANEKTEMQRHYVMYYEMSYGLNIEMHKQTEIAKRLNAILAQIMPFLSQEHQQQVAQAVERAKQVTMTELNAIIGVRGLPNLPLTQQQTAYPALMQQQLQAQHLSHAAHGPPVQLPPHPSGLQPPGIPPVTGSGSGLLALGALGSQTHLPVKDEKNHHDLEHRESTNNSISPSESLRTASEKHRSSSDYSLDSKKRKVEEKDSMSRYDSDGEKSDDLVVDVSNEDPATPRASPAHSPPENGIDKPRPPKKDTPNSPASVASSGSTPSSKAKELSHNDKSSTPGLKSNTPTPRNDAPTPGTSSTPGLRPILGKPPGMEALAPALRTPLSIAGSYPTPFAMMGHHEMNGSLTSPGVYAGLHISPQMSAAAAAAYGRTPMGFDPHPHMRAPGLPASLTSISGGKPAYSFHVSADGQMQPVPFPPDALIGPGIPRHARQINTLSHGEVVCAVTISNPTRHVYTGGKGCVKIWDISQPGSKSPVSQLDCLNRDNYIRSCKLLPDGRTLIVGGEASTLTIWDLASQTPRIKAELTSSAPACYALAISPDAKVCFSCCSDGNIAVWDLHNQTLVRQFQGHTDGASCIDISHDGTKLWTGGLDNTVRSWDLREGRQLQQHDFTSQIFSLGYCPTGEWLAVGMESSNVEVLHHSKPDKYQLHLHESCVLSLKFAYCGKWFVSTGKDNLLNAWRTPYGASIFQSKESSSVLSCDISTDDKYIVTGSGDKKATVYEVIY, translated from the exons ATGTATCCACAAGGCCGACATCCG GCTCCACATCAGCCCGGCCAGCCTGGCTTCAAATTTACAGTCGCCGAGTCTTGCGACAGAATTAAAGATGAGTTTCAATTCCTCCAAGCCCAGTATCACAG TCTCAAGGTGGAGTATGACAAACTGGCCAATGAGAAAACGGAGATGCAGCGCCACTATGTCATG tacTACGAGATGTCTTATGGGTTGAACATAGAGATGCACAAACag acggAGATTGCCAAACGACTGAATGCAATTTTAGCTCAAATTATGCCTTTCCTGTCACAAGAG CACCAACAGCAGGTTGCTCAGGCAGTGGAGAGGGCTAAGCAGGTGACTATGACCGAGCTGAATGCCATCATCGGGGTACGTGGACTTCCCAATCTGCCTCTCACC cagcagcaaactGCCTACCCTGCTCTTATG cagcagcagctccaggcgCAGCACCTCTCCCACGCTGCTCACGGCCCTCCGGTCCAGCTGCCGCCCCACCCCTCGGGGCTGCAGCCACCTGGAATCCCCCCTGTGACCGGCTCTGGATCGGGCCTGCTGGCCCTCGGGGCTCTGGGCAGCCAAACTCATCTCCCAGTGAAGGATGAGAAGAACCATCATGACCTCGAGCACAGAG AAAGCACG aATAACTCGATATCGCCATCAGAAAGCTTGCGAACAGCCAGCGAGAAACATCGCAGCTCCTCAGACTACAGCTTGGATTCAAAGAAACGCAAAGTGGAGGAGAAGGACAGCATGAGCAGATAT GACAGTGATGGAGAGAAGAGTGACGATTTGGTGGTAGATGTGTCTAATGAG GATCCCGCTACTCCACGGGCAAGCCCGGCCCATTCCCCGCCAGAAAATGGCATCGATAAACCGCGCCCACCCAAGAAAGACACGCCCAACAGCCCAGCGTCGGTGGCCTCCTCTGGGAGTACCCCGTCCTCCAAAGCCAAGGAGCTCAGTCAC AATGACAAATCCTCCACGCCTGGTCTCAAATCCAACACCCCCACCCCGCGTAACGATGCCCCCACCCCTGGCACGAGCTCCACTCCTGGGCTCAGACCCATCCTGGGCAAACCACCAGGCATGGAGGCTCTTG CACCAGCTTTGCGGACCCCTCTGTCCATTGCGGGCTCCTATCCTACTCCCTTTGCCATGATGGGTCACcatgaaatgaatggaagtctgACGAGTCCGGGCGTATACGCTGGCCTGCACATCTCCCCTCAGATGAGTGCTGCAGCAGCCGCAGCGTATGGACGCACCCCCATG GGTTTTGACCCTCACCCACATATGAGAGCCCCTGGCCTTCCAGCTAGCCTCACGTCCATTTCTGGGGGCAAACC TGCGTACTCTTTCCACGTCAGCGCAGATGGTCAGATGCAACCTGTACCCTTCCCGCCCGATGCTCTCATTGGCCCCGGTATCCCACGTCATGCACGTCAGATCAACACGCTAAGCCACGGCGAAGTGGTGTGTGCTGTCACCATTAGCAACCCCACCCGTCACGTCTACACCGGCGGTAAGGGCTGCGTCAAAATCTGGGACATCAGTCAGCCAGGCAGCAAAAGCCCCGTATCCCAACTGGACTGTCTG AACAGGGATAACTACATCCGATCCTGTAAGCTCCTGCCTGATGGTCGCACATTGATTGTTGGAGGCGAGGCCAGCACTCTGACCATCTGGGACCTGGCCTCCCAGACGCCCCGCATCAAGGCTGAGCTCACCTCGTCCGCCCCGGCGTGCTACGCCTTGGCTATCAGCCCCGACGCCAAAGTCTGCTTCTCCTGCTGCAGTGATGGAAACATCGCCGTTTGGGACCTGCACAACCAGACTCTTGTTAg GCAGTTCCAGGGTCATACAGATGGTGCTAGCTGTATTGACATTTCTCATGATGGTACTAAACTGTGGACAGGCGGCCTTGATAACACTGTTCGCTCTTGGGATCTAAGGGAGGGTcgacagctgcagcagcatgaCTTCACTTCACAG ATCTTCTCCTTGGGCTACTGTCCGACAGGAGAGTGGCTTGCTGTTGGAATGGAGAGCAGCAATGTGGAGGTGCTCCATCATTCGAAGCCTGACAAGTATCAGCTGCACCTGCACGAGAGCTGTGTCCTCTCCCTTAAGTTCGCCTACTGTG gtaaATGGTTTGTAAGCACTGGGAAGGACAATCTGTTGAACGCTTGGAGGACTCCTTATGGCGCCAGCATATTCCAG TCCAAGGAATCCTCTTCGGTCCTGAGCTGCGACATCTCAACGGACGACAAGTACATCGTGACGGGCTCCGGTGACAAGAAGGCCACCGTGTATGAAGTGatttattag
- the LOC102219412 gene encoding transducin-like enhancer protein 3-B isoform X8: MYPQGRHPAPHQPGQPGFKFTVAESCDRIKDEFQFLQAQYHSLKVEYDKLANEKTEMQRHYVMYYEMSYGLNIEMHKQTEIAKRLNAILAQIMPFLSQEHQQQVAQAVERAKQVTMTELNAIIGQQQLQAQHLSHAAHGPPVQLPPHPSGLQPPGIPPVTGSGSGLLALGALGSQTHLPVKDEKNHHDLEHRESTNNSISPSESLRTASEKHRSSSDYSLDSKKRKVEEKDSMSRYDSDGEKSDDLVVDVSNEDPATPRASPAHSPPENGIDKPRPPKKDTPNSPASVASSGSTPSSKAKELSHNDKSSTPGLKSNTPTPRNDAPTPGTSSTPGLRPILGKPPGMEALAPALRTPLSIAGSYPTPFAMMGHHEMNGSLTSPGVYAGLHISPQMSAAAAAAYGRTPMGFDPHPHMRAPGLPASLTSISGGKPAYSFHVSADGQMQPVPFPPDALIGPGIPRHARQINTLSHGEVVCAVTISNPTRHVYTGGKGCVKIWDISQPGSKSPVSQLDCLNRDNYIRSCKLLPDGRTLIVGGEASTLTIWDLASQTPRIKAELTSSAPACYALAISPDAKVCFSCCSDGNIAVWDLHNQTLVRQFQGHTDGASCIDISHDGTKLWTGGLDNTVRSWDLREGRQLQQHDFTSQIFSLGYCPTGEWLAVGMESSNVEVLHHSKPDKYQLHLHESCVLSLKFAYCGKWFVSTGKDNLLNAWRTPYGASIFQSKESSSVLSCDISTDDKYIVTGSGDKKATVYEVIY, translated from the exons ATGTATCCACAAGGCCGACATCCG GCTCCACATCAGCCCGGCCAGCCTGGCTTCAAATTTACAGTCGCCGAGTCTTGCGACAGAATTAAAGATGAGTTTCAATTCCTCCAAGCCCAGTATCACAG TCTCAAGGTGGAGTATGACAAACTGGCCAATGAGAAAACGGAGATGCAGCGCCACTATGTCATG tacTACGAGATGTCTTATGGGTTGAACATAGAGATGCACAAACag acggAGATTGCCAAACGACTGAATGCAATTTTAGCTCAAATTATGCCTTTCCTGTCACAAGAG CACCAACAGCAGGTTGCTCAGGCAGTGGAGAGGGCTAAGCAGGTGACTATGACCGAGCTGAATGCCATCATCGGG cagcagcagctccaggcgCAGCACCTCTCCCACGCTGCTCACGGCCCTCCGGTCCAGCTGCCGCCCCACCCCTCGGGGCTGCAGCCACCTGGAATCCCCCCTGTGACCGGCTCTGGATCGGGCCTGCTGGCCCTCGGGGCTCTGGGCAGCCAAACTCATCTCCCAGTGAAGGATGAGAAGAACCATCATGACCTCGAGCACAGAG AAAGCACG aATAACTCGATATCGCCATCAGAAAGCTTGCGAACAGCCAGCGAGAAACATCGCAGCTCCTCAGACTACAGCTTGGATTCAAAGAAACGCAAAGTGGAGGAGAAGGACAGCATGAGCAGATAT GACAGTGATGGAGAGAAGAGTGACGATTTGGTGGTAGATGTGTCTAATGAG GATCCCGCTACTCCACGGGCAAGCCCGGCCCATTCCCCGCCAGAAAATGGCATCGATAAACCGCGCCCACCCAAGAAAGACACGCCCAACAGCCCAGCGTCGGTGGCCTCCTCTGGGAGTACCCCGTCCTCCAAAGCCAAGGAGCTCAGTCAC AATGACAAATCCTCCACGCCTGGTCTCAAATCCAACACCCCCACCCCGCGTAACGATGCCCCCACCCCTGGCACGAGCTCCACTCCTGGGCTCAGACCCATCCTGGGCAAACCACCAGGCATGGAGGCTCTTG CACCAGCTTTGCGGACCCCTCTGTCCATTGCGGGCTCCTATCCTACTCCCTTTGCCATGATGGGTCACcatgaaatgaatggaagtctgACGAGTCCGGGCGTATACGCTGGCCTGCACATCTCCCCTCAGATGAGTGCTGCAGCAGCCGCAGCGTATGGACGCACCCCCATG GGTTTTGACCCTCACCCACATATGAGAGCCCCTGGCCTTCCAGCTAGCCTCACGTCCATTTCTGGGGGCAAACC TGCGTACTCTTTCCACGTCAGCGCAGATGGTCAGATGCAACCTGTACCCTTCCCGCCCGATGCTCTCATTGGCCCCGGTATCCCACGTCATGCACGTCAGATCAACACGCTAAGCCACGGCGAAGTGGTGTGTGCTGTCACCATTAGCAACCCCACCCGTCACGTCTACACCGGCGGTAAGGGCTGCGTCAAAATCTGGGACATCAGTCAGCCAGGCAGCAAAAGCCCCGTATCCCAACTGGACTGTCTG AACAGGGATAACTACATCCGATCCTGTAAGCTCCTGCCTGATGGTCGCACATTGATTGTTGGAGGCGAGGCCAGCACTCTGACCATCTGGGACCTGGCCTCCCAGACGCCCCGCATCAAGGCTGAGCTCACCTCGTCCGCCCCGGCGTGCTACGCCTTGGCTATCAGCCCCGACGCCAAAGTCTGCTTCTCCTGCTGCAGTGATGGAAACATCGCCGTTTGGGACCTGCACAACCAGACTCTTGTTAg GCAGTTCCAGGGTCATACAGATGGTGCTAGCTGTATTGACATTTCTCATGATGGTACTAAACTGTGGACAGGCGGCCTTGATAACACTGTTCGCTCTTGGGATCTAAGGGAGGGTcgacagctgcagcagcatgaCTTCACTTCACAG ATCTTCTCCTTGGGCTACTGTCCGACAGGAGAGTGGCTTGCTGTTGGAATGGAGAGCAGCAATGTGGAGGTGCTCCATCATTCGAAGCCTGACAAGTATCAGCTGCACCTGCACGAGAGCTGTGTCCTCTCCCTTAAGTTCGCCTACTGTG gtaaATGGTTTGTAAGCACTGGGAAGGACAATCTGTTGAACGCTTGGAGGACTCCTTATGGCGCCAGCATATTCCAG TCCAAGGAATCCTCTTCGGTCCTGAGCTGCGACATCTCAACGGACGACAAGTACATCGTGACGGGCTCCGGTGACAAGAAGGCCACCGTGTATGAAGTGatttattag
- the LOC102219412 gene encoding transducin-like enhancer protein 3-B isoform X5, giving the protein MYPQGRHPAPHQPGQPGFKFTVAESCDRIKDEFQFLQAQYHSLKVEYDKLANEKTEMQRHYVMYYEMSYGLNIEMHKQTEIAKRLNAILAQIMPFLSQEHQQQVAQAVERAKQVTMTELNAIIGQQQTAYPALMQQQLQAQHLSHAAHGPPVQLPPHPSGLQPPGIPPVTGSGSGLLALGALGSQTHLPVKDEKNHHDLEHRESTNNSISPSESLRTASEKHRSSSDYSLDSKKRKVEEKDSMSRYDSDGEKSDDLVVDVSNEDPATPRASPAHSPPENGIDKPRPPKKDTPNSPASVASSGSTPSSKAKELSHNDKSSTPGLKSNTPTPRNDAPTPGTSSTPGLRPILGKPPGMEALAAPALRTPLSIAGSYPTPFAMMGHHEMNGSLTSPGVYAGLHISPQMSAAAAAAYGRTPMGFDPHPHMRAPGLPASLTSISGGKPAYSFHVSADGQMQPVPFPPDALIGPGIPRHARQINTLSHGEVVCAVTISNPTRHVYTGGKGCVKIWDISQPGSKSPVSQLDCLNRDNYIRSCKLLPDGRTLIVGGEASTLTIWDLASQTPRIKAELTSSAPACYALAISPDAKVCFSCCSDGNIAVWDLHNQTLVRQFQGHTDGASCIDISHDGTKLWTGGLDNTVRSWDLREGRQLQQHDFTSQIFSLGYCPTGEWLAVGMESSNVEVLHHSKPDKYQLHLHESCVLSLKFAYCGKWFVSTGKDNLLNAWRTPYGASIFQSKESSSVLSCDISTDDKYIVTGSGDKKATVYEVIY; this is encoded by the exons ATGTATCCACAAGGCCGACATCCG GCTCCACATCAGCCCGGCCAGCCTGGCTTCAAATTTACAGTCGCCGAGTCTTGCGACAGAATTAAAGATGAGTTTCAATTCCTCCAAGCCCAGTATCACAG TCTCAAGGTGGAGTATGACAAACTGGCCAATGAGAAAACGGAGATGCAGCGCCACTATGTCATG tacTACGAGATGTCTTATGGGTTGAACATAGAGATGCACAAACag acggAGATTGCCAAACGACTGAATGCAATTTTAGCTCAAATTATGCCTTTCCTGTCACAAGAG CACCAACAGCAGGTTGCTCAGGCAGTGGAGAGGGCTAAGCAGGTGACTATGACCGAGCTGAATGCCATCATCGGG cagcagcaaactGCCTACCCTGCTCTTATG cagcagcagctccaggcgCAGCACCTCTCCCACGCTGCTCACGGCCCTCCGGTCCAGCTGCCGCCCCACCCCTCGGGGCTGCAGCCACCTGGAATCCCCCCTGTGACCGGCTCTGGATCGGGCCTGCTGGCCCTCGGGGCTCTGGGCAGCCAAACTCATCTCCCAGTGAAGGATGAGAAGAACCATCATGACCTCGAGCACAGAG AAAGCACG aATAACTCGATATCGCCATCAGAAAGCTTGCGAACAGCCAGCGAGAAACATCGCAGCTCCTCAGACTACAGCTTGGATTCAAAGAAACGCAAAGTGGAGGAGAAGGACAGCATGAGCAGATAT GACAGTGATGGAGAGAAGAGTGACGATTTGGTGGTAGATGTGTCTAATGAG GATCCCGCTACTCCACGGGCAAGCCCGGCCCATTCCCCGCCAGAAAATGGCATCGATAAACCGCGCCCACCCAAGAAAGACACGCCCAACAGCCCAGCGTCGGTGGCCTCCTCTGGGAGTACCCCGTCCTCCAAAGCCAAGGAGCTCAGTCAC AATGACAAATCCTCCACGCCTGGTCTCAAATCCAACACCCCCACCCCGCGTAACGATGCCCCCACCCCTGGCACGAGCTCCACTCCTGGGCTCAGACCCATCCTGGGCAAACCACCAGGCATGGAGGCTCTTG cAGCACCAGCTTTGCGGACCCCTCTGTCCATTGCGGGCTCCTATCCTACTCCCTTTGCCATGATGGGTCACcatgaaatgaatggaagtctgACGAGTCCGGGCGTATACGCTGGCCTGCACATCTCCCCTCAGATGAGTGCTGCAGCAGCCGCAGCGTATGGACGCACCCCCATG GGTTTTGACCCTCACCCACATATGAGAGCCCCTGGCCTTCCAGCTAGCCTCACGTCCATTTCTGGGGGCAAACC TGCGTACTCTTTCCACGTCAGCGCAGATGGTCAGATGCAACCTGTACCCTTCCCGCCCGATGCTCTCATTGGCCCCGGTATCCCACGTCATGCACGTCAGATCAACACGCTAAGCCACGGCGAAGTGGTGTGTGCTGTCACCATTAGCAACCCCACCCGTCACGTCTACACCGGCGGTAAGGGCTGCGTCAAAATCTGGGACATCAGTCAGCCAGGCAGCAAAAGCCCCGTATCCCAACTGGACTGTCTG AACAGGGATAACTACATCCGATCCTGTAAGCTCCTGCCTGATGGTCGCACATTGATTGTTGGAGGCGAGGCCAGCACTCTGACCATCTGGGACCTGGCCTCCCAGACGCCCCGCATCAAGGCTGAGCTCACCTCGTCCGCCCCGGCGTGCTACGCCTTGGCTATCAGCCCCGACGCCAAAGTCTGCTTCTCCTGCTGCAGTGATGGAAACATCGCCGTTTGGGACCTGCACAACCAGACTCTTGTTAg GCAGTTCCAGGGTCATACAGATGGTGCTAGCTGTATTGACATTTCTCATGATGGTACTAAACTGTGGACAGGCGGCCTTGATAACACTGTTCGCTCTTGGGATCTAAGGGAGGGTcgacagctgcagcagcatgaCTTCACTTCACAG ATCTTCTCCTTGGGCTACTGTCCGACAGGAGAGTGGCTTGCTGTTGGAATGGAGAGCAGCAATGTGGAGGTGCTCCATCATTCGAAGCCTGACAAGTATCAGCTGCACCTGCACGAGAGCTGTGTCCTCTCCCTTAAGTTCGCCTACTGTG gtaaATGGTTTGTAAGCACTGGGAAGGACAATCTGTTGAACGCTTGGAGGACTCCTTATGGCGCCAGCATATTCCAG TCCAAGGAATCCTCTTCGGTCCTGAGCTGCGACATCTCAACGGACGACAAGTACATCGTGACGGGCTCCGGTGACAAGAAGGCCACCGTGTATGAAGTGatttattag
- the LOC102219412 gene encoding transducin-like enhancer protein 3-B isoform X9 — MYPQGRHPAPHQPGQPGFKFTVAESCDRIKDEFQFLQAQYHSLKVEYDKLANEKTEMQRHYVMYYEMSYGLNIEMHKQTEIAKRLNAILAQIMPFLSQEHQQQVAQAVERAKQVTMTELNAIIGVRGLPNLPLTQQQLQAQHLSHAAHGPPVQLPPHPSGLQPPGIPPVTGSGSGLLALGALGSQTHLPVKDEKNHHDLEHRESTNNSISPSESLRTASEKHRSSSDYSLDSKKRKVEEKDSMSRYDSDGEKSDDLVVDVSNEDPATPRASPAHSPPENGIDKPRPPKKDTPNSPASVASSGSTPSSKAKELSHNDKSSTPGLKSNTPTPRNDAPTPGTSSTPGLRPILGKPPGMEALAPALRTPLSIAGSYPTPFAMMGHHEMNGSLTSPGVYAGLHISPQMSAAAAAAYGRTPMGFDPHPHMRAPGLPASLTSISGGKPAYSFHVSADGQMQPVPFPPDALIGPGIPRHARQINTLSHGEVVCAVTISNPTRHVYTGGKGCVKIWDISQPGSKSPVSQLDCLNRDNYIRSCKLLPDGRTLIVGGEASTLTIWDLASQTPRIKAELTSSAPACYALAISPDAKVCFSCCSDGNIAVWDLHNQTLVRQFQGHTDGASCIDISHDGTKLWTGGLDNTVRSWDLREGRQLQQHDFTSQIFSLGYCPTGEWLAVGMESSNVEVLHHSKPDKYQLHLHESCVLSLKFAYCGKWFVSTGKDNLLNAWRTPYGASIFQSKESSSVLSCDISTDDKYIVTGSGDKKATVYEVIY, encoded by the exons ATGTATCCACAAGGCCGACATCCG GCTCCACATCAGCCCGGCCAGCCTGGCTTCAAATTTACAGTCGCCGAGTCTTGCGACAGAATTAAAGATGAGTTTCAATTCCTCCAAGCCCAGTATCACAG TCTCAAGGTGGAGTATGACAAACTGGCCAATGAGAAAACGGAGATGCAGCGCCACTATGTCATG tacTACGAGATGTCTTATGGGTTGAACATAGAGATGCACAAACag acggAGATTGCCAAACGACTGAATGCAATTTTAGCTCAAATTATGCCTTTCCTGTCACAAGAG CACCAACAGCAGGTTGCTCAGGCAGTGGAGAGGGCTAAGCAGGTGACTATGACCGAGCTGAATGCCATCATCGGGGTACGTGGACTTCCCAATCTGCCTCTCACC cagcagcagctccaggcgCAGCACCTCTCCCACGCTGCTCACGGCCCTCCGGTCCAGCTGCCGCCCCACCCCTCGGGGCTGCAGCCACCTGGAATCCCCCCTGTGACCGGCTCTGGATCGGGCCTGCTGGCCCTCGGGGCTCTGGGCAGCCAAACTCATCTCCCAGTGAAGGATGAGAAGAACCATCATGACCTCGAGCACAGAG AAAGCACG aATAACTCGATATCGCCATCAGAAAGCTTGCGAACAGCCAGCGAGAAACATCGCAGCTCCTCAGACTACAGCTTGGATTCAAAGAAACGCAAAGTGGAGGAGAAGGACAGCATGAGCAGATAT GACAGTGATGGAGAGAAGAGTGACGATTTGGTGGTAGATGTGTCTAATGAG GATCCCGCTACTCCACGGGCAAGCCCGGCCCATTCCCCGCCAGAAAATGGCATCGATAAACCGCGCCCACCCAAGAAAGACACGCCCAACAGCCCAGCGTCGGTGGCCTCCTCTGGGAGTACCCCGTCCTCCAAAGCCAAGGAGCTCAGTCAC AATGACAAATCCTCCACGCCTGGTCTCAAATCCAACACCCCCACCCCGCGTAACGATGCCCCCACCCCTGGCACGAGCTCCACTCCTGGGCTCAGACCCATCCTGGGCAAACCACCAGGCATGGAGGCTCTTG CACCAGCTTTGCGGACCCCTCTGTCCATTGCGGGCTCCTATCCTACTCCCTTTGCCATGATGGGTCACcatgaaatgaatggaagtctgACGAGTCCGGGCGTATACGCTGGCCTGCACATCTCCCCTCAGATGAGTGCTGCAGCAGCCGCAGCGTATGGACGCACCCCCATG GGTTTTGACCCTCACCCACATATGAGAGCCCCTGGCCTTCCAGCTAGCCTCACGTCCATTTCTGGGGGCAAACC TGCGTACTCTTTCCACGTCAGCGCAGATGGTCAGATGCAACCTGTACCCTTCCCGCCCGATGCTCTCATTGGCCCCGGTATCCCACGTCATGCACGTCAGATCAACACGCTAAGCCACGGCGAAGTGGTGTGTGCTGTCACCATTAGCAACCCCACCCGTCACGTCTACACCGGCGGTAAGGGCTGCGTCAAAATCTGGGACATCAGTCAGCCAGGCAGCAAAAGCCCCGTATCCCAACTGGACTGTCTG AACAGGGATAACTACATCCGATCCTGTAAGCTCCTGCCTGATGGTCGCACATTGATTGTTGGAGGCGAGGCCAGCACTCTGACCATCTGGGACCTGGCCTCCCAGACGCCCCGCATCAAGGCTGAGCTCACCTCGTCCGCCCCGGCGTGCTACGCCTTGGCTATCAGCCCCGACGCCAAAGTCTGCTTCTCCTGCTGCAGTGATGGAAACATCGCCGTTTGGGACCTGCACAACCAGACTCTTGTTAg GCAGTTCCAGGGTCATACAGATGGTGCTAGCTGTATTGACATTTCTCATGATGGTACTAAACTGTGGACAGGCGGCCTTGATAACACTGTTCGCTCTTGGGATCTAAGGGAGGGTcgacagctgcagcagcatgaCTTCACTTCACAG ATCTTCTCCTTGGGCTACTGTCCGACAGGAGAGTGGCTTGCTGTTGGAATGGAGAGCAGCAATGTGGAGGTGCTCCATCATTCGAAGCCTGACAAGTATCAGCTGCACCTGCACGAGAGCTGTGTCCTCTCCCTTAAGTTCGCCTACTGTG gtaaATGGTTTGTAAGCACTGGGAAGGACAATCTGTTGAACGCTTGGAGGACTCCTTATGGCGCCAGCATATTCCAG TCCAAGGAATCCTCTTCGGTCCTGAGCTGCGACATCTCAACGGACGACAAGTACATCGTGACGGGCTCCGGTGACAAGAAGGCCACCGTGTATGAAGTGatttattag